A genomic stretch from Candidatus Hydrogenisulfobacillus filiaventi includes:
- a CDS encoding protein of unknown function (Evidence 5 : Unknown function), translated as MIRGLTYYVHSKCKSMTELRQAIDQVATGARAQADHVQKATAVVSETAESIRSTDGVVHDVVSAAERMRQAAAEGAEKVAETLTGIQEVHSTILRTAEAIEALESDSAQIHQIVQTIREMADQIDLLSLNANIEAARAGEHGKGFAVVADEVRQLAERSREATQQVVRLVDTIRQGTQAAVLAMREATASGEQGQQLAHAAGRSLQAILDEIGRTDEAVSRIRSAMDQTRGQAQQLLPVMDDVAAVTEENAAMAQEMADSSGSVTDHLHHMAAIGQENAASAEEVSASAEQLAAAINQVSESAQALATLGQELQRAIGSFRV; from the coding sequence ATGATACGAGGTTTGACCTACTATGTCCACTCAAAGTGTAAGTCCATGACCGAACTGCGCCAGGCCATTGACCAGGTTGCCACCGGTGCCCGGGCCCAGGCCGACCATGTCCAGAAGGCGACGGCCGTGGTCAGCGAGACCGCTGAATCCATCCGCTCGACCGACGGCGTTGTCCACGATGTGGTATCGGCTGCGGAACGCATGCGGCAGGCCGCGGCCGAAGGTGCGGAGAAGGTGGCGGAAACCCTGACCGGCATTCAGGAGGTCCACAGCACCATCTTGAGGACAGCCGAGGCGATTGAGGCCCTCGAGTCGGATTCGGCTCAAATCCATCAGATAGTGCAGACCATCCGCGAGATGGCCGATCAGATCGATCTCTTATCCCTCAATGCCAACATCGAGGCGGCCCGGGCCGGGGAACACGGCAAGGGGTTTGCGGTGGTGGCCGATGAGGTCCGGCAACTGGCGGAACGCTCCCGGGAAGCCACCCAACAGGTCGTCCGGCTGGTGGACACCATCCGCCAGGGTACCCAGGCTGCCGTTCTGGCGATGCGGGAAGCCACCGCCTCTGGGGAACAGGGGCAGCAGCTGGCACACGCCGCCGGCCGGTCGCTGCAGGCGATCCTGGACGAAATCGGCCGCACCGATGAAGCGGTCAGCCGCATCCGCTCGGCCATGGACCAGACCCGAGGGCAGGCGCAGCAACTGTTGCCGGTGATGGATGACGTGGCCGCGGTCACGGAGGAGAACGCTGCTATGGCCCAGGAAATGGCGGACAGCAGCGGATCCGTTACCGACCACCTTCACCACATGGCCGCCATCGGCCAGGAGAACGCCGCCAGTGCCGAAGAGGTCTCCGCTTCCGCCGAGCAGCTGGCCGCCGCCATCAACCAGGTCTCCGAGTCGGCCCAGGCCCTGGCCACCCTGGGCCAGGAACTCCAGCGCGCCATCGGCTCCTTCCGGGTTTAG
- a CDS encoding Thiosulfate dehydrogenase [quinone] small subunit (Evidence 2a : Function from experimental evidences in other organisms; Product type e : enzyme) has protein sequence MQLEQKAPRPAQEPATALELKQSWGMVIVAAALTLFTYQAFHHGLWGKLVNYNKTPKLTLSGTRLTTRDLSLDIYRPNGPDTYGSFVVQVALTEPGRATPVEVWGPKALAALPATAIRNRYHFQQVKEGPWGLVVPLSAQARVTLPLSPAAARVLAGSRQATVTVEDVSGLHWQTTVPVR, from the coding sequence ATGCAACTTGAACAGAAGGCGCCACGTCCCGCCCAGGAACCGGCCACGGCCTTGGAGCTGAAGCAGAGCTGGGGCATGGTGATTGTGGCGGCCGCGCTCACCCTCTTCACCTACCAAGCCTTCCATCACGGCCTTTGGGGCAAGCTGGTCAACTACAACAAGACCCCCAAGCTGACCCTGTCGGGCACCCGCCTCACCACCCGGGATCTGTCGCTGGACATCTACCGGCCTAACGGACCCGATACCTATGGTTCCTTCGTGGTCCAGGTGGCGTTGACGGAACCCGGGCGCGCGACTCCGGTGGAGGTGTGGGGGCCTAAGGCGCTGGCCGCCCTGCCGGCCACGGCCATCCGCAACCGGTATCACTTCCAGCAGGTGAAGGAAGGCCCCTGGGGCCTGGTGGTGCCGCTGTCCGCCCAAGCCCGGGTGACGCTGCCCTTGAGTCCCGCCGCAGCCAGGGTGCTGGCCGGCAGCCGCCAGGCCACGGTGACGGTGGAGGATGTAAGCGGGCTTCACTGGCAGACCACCGTGCCGGTGCGGTAG
- a CDS encoding Thiosulfate dehydrogenase [quinone] large subunit (Evidence 2a : Function from experimental evidences in other organisms; Product type e : enzyme) — protein MAVLNPTRGGPAAATAAPVESERIPVSYLWPLRFILGFQFLTAWARRYLNAPHKLDYYASSNIGHKFSTFMPHAIGPIKAMIQGLILHPHAAWAFLIFFTWVEFTVGLFLLTGTLTRLAALGGTLLSFGMLLGNGWLGTACIDEFQIGSVEGIGSMIFLFVGAGSFSVDHWLHRYWDGHLRIGKLDLHLT, from the coding sequence ATGGCGGTATTGAACCCCACCCGCGGGGGTCCGGCGGCCGCGACGGCGGCGCCGGTGGAGTCGGAGCGTATTCCGGTCTCCTACCTCTGGCCCCTGCGGTTCATCCTGGGCTTTCAGTTCCTGACGGCGTGGGCCCGGCGTTACCTCAACGCGCCCCACAAGCTCGATTACTACGCGTCCAGCAACATCGGCCACAAGTTCAGCACGTTTATGCCGCACGCCATCGGCCCCATCAAGGCCATGATTCAGGGGCTCATCCTCCACCCCCATGCAGCCTGGGCCTTCTTGATCTTCTTCACGTGGGTGGAGTTCACGGTCGGCCTTTTCCTCCTGACCGGGACCCTGACCCGGCTGGCCGCCCTGGGCGGTACCCTCCTCTCCTTCGGTATGCTGCTGGGCAACGGCTGGCTGGGCACCGCCTGCATCGACGAGTTCCAGATCGGGTCGGTGGAGGGCATCGGCTCCATGATCTTCCTGTTTGTGGGTGCCGGTTCCTTCAGCGTCGACCATTGGCTGCACCGGTACTGGGACGGGCACTTGCGCATTGGCAAGCTCGACCTGCACTTGACATAA
- a CDS encoding conserved protein of unknown function (Evidence 4 : Unknown function but conserved in other organisms): protein MSDTPSPLAARIRLERRRRRIKLSAVHPHVSPSTVSAVEQGRRFPSLAVLDAITKGLGFPPGAFDLEYLASAEEEEPALAVLPRLLARPDPPYAAVAAELRRLLRRSCSRHPRLRDDLWLALAEVYRRSRRWDLALRILDRVFPCACASRYVNPAGYAKAQVLRGRLHLMRGEPHLAVLAFQSVIHNAVGGESEREVALYNLGLAWWRLGSYAQAEATWEAALHQVRDPALQAGIRLGLGNVALARGRYPDALAYFAAARAAYRTLGDAQGAASALNNRLYTACRAGDAALTQELLEEGIREAWPDAAAAAAFAVTRAQVARAGGDWETVAAALEEARPGLEPGSNRTFLAWNLLAAELAVARGRPAEAEGPVATLRGLWPELSDRALQTQVVLTLHEILERLPDPAGARACLEALRRLHPTPL from the coding sequence ATGTCGGATACCCCCAGTCCCTTGGCCGCCCGCATCCGCCTGGAGCGGCGGCGCCGGCGCATCAAGCTGAGCGCGGTGCATCCCCACGTCTCCCCTTCCACCGTCTCGGCGGTGGAGCAGGGCCGCCGTTTCCCCTCCCTGGCCGTCCTGGACGCCATCACCAAGGGCCTCGGCTTCCCGCCGGGGGCCTTCGACCTGGAATACCTGGCCAGCGCCGAAGAAGAGGAACCGGCCCTGGCTGTGCTGCCCCGGCTGCTGGCCCGCCCCGATCCCCCGTACGCCGCGGTGGCTGCGGAACTGCGCCGCCTGCTCCGCCGCAGCTGCAGCCGGCATCCCCGCCTGCGCGACGACTTGTGGTTGGCCCTGGCGGAGGTCTACCGCCGTTCCCGGCGCTGGGACCTGGCCCTCCGGATCCTGGACCGGGTGTTCCCCTGCGCCTGCGCCTCCCGGTACGTCAACCCCGCAGGGTATGCCAAAGCCCAGGTGCTGCGCGGCCGCCTCCACCTGATGCGCGGGGAGCCGCACCTGGCGGTGCTGGCCTTTCAGTCGGTCATCCACAATGCCGTGGGCGGGGAGAGCGAGCGGGAGGTGGCCCTCTACAACCTGGGCCTGGCCTGGTGGCGCCTGGGTTCGTACGCTCAGGCCGAGGCGACCTGGGAGGCTGCTTTACACCAGGTCCGGGATCCTGCGCTCCAGGCCGGCATCCGCCTGGGCCTGGGCAACGTGGCCCTGGCCCGCGGCCGTTACCCGGACGCCCTGGCCTATTTCGCCGCCGCCCGGGCCGCCTACCGGACCCTGGGGGATGCGCAGGGGGCTGCCTCCGCCCTCAACAACCGGCTCTACACAGCCTGCCGGGCCGGGGATGCCGCGCTCACCCAGGAGCTCCTGGAGGAGGGCATCCGGGAGGCGTGGCCGGACGCGGCCGCGGCTGCCGCCTTCGCCGTAACCCGCGCCCAGGTGGCGCGGGCCGGCGGGGACTGGGAGACGGTGGCAGCCGCCCTGGAAGAGGCCCGCCCCGGCCTGGAGCCCGGCAGCAACCGCACCTTTCTGGCCTGGAACCTGTTAGCGGCGGAACTGGCGGTGGCCCGGGGCCGTCCCGCGGAGGCCGAGGGACCGGTGGCCACCCTGCGCGGTCTCTGGCCGGAGCTGAGCGACCGCGCCCTGCAGACCCAGGTGGTGCTGACCCTACATGAAATCCTGGAACGCCTGCCCGATCCTGCCGGCGCCCGTGCCTGCCTGGAGGCGCTCCGCCGGCTGCACCCCACCCCGCTCTAA
- a CDS encoding MerR family transcriptional regulator, producing MHASPGETGFLRIGDLAAACGVTPRTLRYYEAEGLLPAPPRQGRAIRRYPPSTVERVRRIQALQMLLGWSLEEIRTALQIEDRLVELRTAYYGATAPEQRRAVLQQALELAGTQLARVRQRLEGLTHLEQELEVKTARYRQLLAELEDPGSRT from the coding sequence GTGCACGCATCCCCCGGGGAGACGGGCTTCCTGCGCATCGGGGACTTGGCCGCCGCGTGCGGGGTCACCCCCCGCACCCTGCGCTACTACGAGGCGGAGGGGTTGTTGCCGGCGCCGCCCCGCCAGGGGCGGGCCATCCGCCGCTATCCTCCCTCCACCGTGGAACGGGTGCGGCGCATCCAGGCCCTGCAAATGCTGTTAGGCTGGTCACTGGAGGAAATCCGGACGGCCCTGCAGATCGAGGACCGCTTGGTCGAATTGCGCACTGCCTATTACGGTGCCACCGCGCCCGAACAGCGGCGGGCCGTCCTGCAGCAGGCCCTGGAACTGGCCGGCACCCAGCTCGCCCGGGTCCGCCAACGGCTGGAGGGACTTACACACCTGGAACAGGAGCTGGAGGTCAAGACCGCCCGCTACCGGCAGCTGCTGGCCGAATTGGAGGACCCCGGCAGCCGGACCTAA
- the tth gene encoding Tetrathionate hydrolase (Evidence 2a : Function from experimental evidences in other organisms; Product type e : enzyme), translating into MQQRIRRYRGWMGLLALAGLVAGCGGPAAAGTGSAAPGAAAAPPAPLPVEPHGPFARVYDPANLPGARDAAAFPRDWSHAYGNARHNAAFAAPNGAPAWVVQGVSWAFPEARAWPLSEANAFGTRTYGARTALPTQTQFLGNATGVTAVGGVIYAESDDDFAYAINARTGRLIWRYSPVGNHLMGDPVVAHGVVYLSAGSVGFNFAQVQRFAKGEPAIRGGAVSFNGVYALNAQTGRYLWHYGTVGEAMATPAVTGGRLYFATGNGNVHCLDAATGKPLWTTHVGGIDNMSSPAVSGNTVYVALSVPGYLYALNATTGQVEWKVTVPGVVNTGMGDVSPAVSRGVVVMDAIAKTGSTFNTDVFAVSAATGKLLWLHHMGSGPKPPAFKGGVPMIHDGVVYVGSPVNSVYQAYRLRSGRRLWTWQVPDAGPAGAGRGAPTWYRGALYISTGPNVYALNPANGTVLGQEHLGGRFGIVDPVIVGGTAYLGNSWDWVQATPLSRINPHYRP; encoded by the coding sequence ATGCAACAGCGGATTCGGCGGTACCGGGGATGGATGGGTCTTCTGGCTCTGGCGGGCCTGGTGGCCGGCTGCGGCGGGCCTGCTGCGGCCGGGACCGGGTCGGCCGCGCCGGGGGCCGCAGCGGCTCCCCCCGCGCCCCTGCCGGTGGAACCCCATGGGCCCTTCGCCCGCGTGTACGACCCGGCTAACCTGCCGGGCGCACGGGACGCGGCCGCCTTTCCCCGCGATTGGTCGCATGCCTACGGCAACGCCCGCCACAACGCCGCCTTTGCCGCCCCCAACGGGGCACCGGCCTGGGTGGTGCAGGGGGTCAGCTGGGCCTTTCCGGAGGCCCGGGCCTGGCCGCTTTCGGAAGCCAATGCGTTCGGGACCCGGACCTACGGGGCGCGCACCGCCCTGCCCACTCAAACCCAGTTCCTGGGCAACGCCACCGGGGTGACGGCGGTGGGCGGGGTCATCTACGCCGAGAGCGACGACGACTTCGCCTACGCCATCAACGCCCGTACCGGCCGCCTTATCTGGCGTTACAGCCCGGTTGGCAATCACCTCATGGGCGACCCGGTGGTGGCGCATGGCGTGGTGTACCTGTCAGCCGGCAGCGTGGGCTTCAACTTCGCCCAGGTGCAGCGGTTCGCCAAGGGCGAACCCGCCATCCGCGGCGGGGCGGTCAGCTTCAACGGGGTGTATGCCCTCAACGCCCAGACCGGCCGCTATCTTTGGCACTACGGCACGGTGGGGGAGGCCATGGCCACCCCAGCGGTCACCGGTGGGCGACTGTACTTCGCCACCGGTAACGGCAATGTGCACTGCCTGGATGCCGCTACCGGCAAACCGTTATGGACCACTCATGTCGGCGGCATCGACAATATGTCGAGCCCGGCGGTCAGCGGCAACACGGTGTATGTCGCCCTTTCGGTGCCGGGCTACCTCTACGCTCTCAACGCCACCACGGGGCAGGTGGAATGGAAGGTCACCGTGCCGGGGGTGGTCAACACCGGCATGGGGGATGTCTCACCCGCCGTCTCCCGGGGGGTGGTGGTCATGGACGCCATCGCCAAGACGGGCTCCACCTTCAACACCGATGTCTTCGCGGTGTCCGCGGCTACCGGCAAGCTCCTGTGGCTTCACCACATGGGCAGCGGGCCCAAGCCGCCGGCCTTTAAGGGCGGAGTGCCCATGATTCATGACGGGGTCGTGTATGTGGGATCGCCCGTCAACAGCGTGTACCAGGCCTACCGCCTGCGCTCCGGGCGGCGGCTGTGGACCTGGCAGGTGCCCGACGCCGGGCCGGCCGGAGCGGGCCGCGGGGCTCCCACCTGGTACCGGGGTGCCCTCTACATCTCTACCGGTCCCAACGTCTATGCCCTGAACCCGGCCAACGGCACCGTGCTGGGGCAGGAGCACCTGGGCGGGCGCTTCGGGATTGTGGACCCCGTCATCGTGGGGGGCACCGCCTATCTGGGCAATTCCTGGGACTGGGTGCAGGCCACCCCCCTGTCTCGCATCAACCCGCACTACCGGCCTTGA
- a CDS encoding MFS transporter (Evidence 2a : Function from experimental evidences in other organisms; Product type t : transporter): protein MQAPVLAAGAARRHRGHKWWVLSVTSLGALLSALNFSTLIIALPDLIRSLHASLLVAMWIMMAYMVAQTVVVLMAGSLADRYGRRRLYVAGMALFTVVALAAGFVRDGGWLVALRVLQGIGGAMVMANSTAIVADAFPHQELGRALGINAMVVAVGQIVGPVLGGWLTTDYGWQWTFWFNVPFGVLAVLWGLFVLGWQAPDRRSGRGLDVAGIVTYLLAVGGLLLALSWGAVEGWRTRPVLAGLAAFAIFLPAFLAVERRAAVPLLHLPLFRNRTFTLGNLAATLSAIARMAVLFLLIFYFQGAEGDSALEAGILSIPLAAGMLVVSPLSGWISDRFGATLPATGGILLATVALVGLALDLHLGTPYWRLALWLTLAGVGSGLFNSPNSSNIMNAAGPRFRGEASGIRSLTTNTGMMFSVAFSLALVTASIPRPAMLAIFAGTVTGLHGSRAAAALHGFMHGLHVAFWAMAALSLVAAILSALRQEGSSPAAPGRTEAAPELPAGN from the coding sequence ATGCAGGCTCCTGTATTGGCGGCGGGCGCGGCCCGCCGGCATCGTGGTCACAAATGGTGGGTCCTGTCGGTGACCAGCCTGGGCGCGCTCCTTTCCGCCCTGAACTTCAGCACCCTCATCATCGCCCTGCCCGACCTCATCCGCAGCCTGCATGCCTCGCTGCTGGTGGCCATGTGGATCATGATGGCCTACATGGTCGCCCAGACGGTGGTGGTGCTGATGGCGGGCAGCCTGGCCGACCGCTACGGGCGCCGGCGGCTGTACGTCGCCGGCATGGCCCTCTTCACCGTGGTGGCGCTGGCGGCCGGTTTCGTGCGGGATGGCGGCTGGCTGGTGGCCTTACGGGTGCTCCAGGGCATCGGCGGGGCCATGGTGATGGCCAACAGCACCGCCATCGTAGCCGACGCCTTTCCTCACCAGGAGTTGGGGCGGGCGTTGGGCATCAACGCCATGGTGGTGGCGGTGGGACAGATCGTGGGACCGGTGCTGGGCGGCTGGCTCACCACGGACTACGGCTGGCAGTGGACCTTCTGGTTCAATGTGCCCTTCGGGGTACTGGCGGTGCTGTGGGGATTGTTTGTGCTAGGCTGGCAAGCGCCCGACCGGCGCAGCGGCCGGGGGCTGGACGTCGCCGGCATCGTCACCTACCTCCTGGCGGTAGGTGGCCTGCTGCTTGCCCTCAGTTGGGGGGCGGTGGAGGGCTGGCGCACCCGCCCGGTCCTGGCCGGGTTGGCCGCGTTTGCGATCTTTCTGCCTGCCTTCCTGGCGGTCGAGCGGCGGGCGGCGGTGCCGCTCCTGCACTTGCCCCTGTTCCGGAACCGGACCTTCACCTTGGGCAACCTGGCCGCCACGTTGAGTGCGATTGCCCGCATGGCCGTCCTGTTCCTGCTCATCTTCTATTTCCAGGGCGCGGAAGGGGATTCGGCGCTGGAGGCGGGCATCCTGTCCATCCCTCTGGCGGCGGGCATGCTGGTAGTGTCCCCCCTCTCCGGCTGGATCTCGGACCGCTTCGGGGCGACCCTACCGGCCACAGGCGGGATCCTCCTCGCCACCGTTGCCCTGGTGGGGCTGGCATTGGACCTGCACCTCGGTACGCCCTATTGGCGGCTGGCCTTGTGGCTGACCCTGGCCGGGGTGGGATCCGGGCTCTTCAACTCCCCCAATTCCAGCAACATCATGAACGCGGCCGGCCCCCGCTTCCGGGGGGAGGCCTCGGGCATCCGGTCGCTGACCACCAACACCGGCATGATGTTTTCGGTAGCCTTCTCCCTGGCCCTGGTGACGGCCAGCATCCCGCGTCCGGCCATGCTGGCCATCTTTGCCGGGACCGTCACCGGCCTGCACGGCAGCCGGGCGGCGGCCGCGCTGCACGGCTTCATGCATGGCCTGCATGTGGCGTTCTGGGCCATGGCTGCCCTTTCCCTGGTAGCAGCGATACTGTCGGCCCTGCGGCAGGAGGGTTCCTCCCCGGCGGCACCGGGCCGGACGGAGGCTGCCCCCGAGCTCCCAGCCGGGAATTAG